Proteins encoded by one window of Lycium barbarum isolate Lr01 chromosome 11, ASM1917538v2, whole genome shotgun sequence:
- the LOC132619472 gene encoding uncharacterized protein LOC132619472, which produces MSTIPAVIQHSGIWNDENRFVNYTIDAIVFKDYASYENVVDVIAKQVGIDTSNKTINIKYMIEGDSMPLEIHNDMSVRVYVELKKDSRQFGSYPLCITTTDKLIEYNVSSESVVEGDLTQLEYNRQLQVMNTDDATEVATSNSGQQIVVYNDLIISNLNHKEIMVNQVYNDKDTLKAVMKKYAIDNRFQFRTERSNSISYTIVCISEQCEWKMKASSINKSAMFKVREFVDKHTCPLKDKVCSCIQASSGFIAGIIKPKLTNHKRKYTPKDIVDDVKNEIGVDVNYIKAYRAKEKAMIELRGEPADSYKKLPGYVYILDKTYPGNILPLAYGVIDSENDKSWSWFFQRFKEAYGVRDNMCIVYDRYESIIKVVARIYPTILHLAYIWHLWKNVYNNYRKSHEVLSGVYYKMAKAYTQNDFDMLMRKVEKEDIRVKEYLDSVGRAKWARLHCPVNRAWTLTSNIAESINAALVIPSTEYLHTVIDEGRSFIVCIEKKTCSCKIFQVDEIPCPHAWVVLKMKNLTVDSYCSNLYKPETVMKTYDIPIYPLPDQSEWNVPVYISEEVVLPPRYKRPPGRPKKKRDKSLSEWFSNSRTNSCSRCEHAGHNRRSCRNEPKRK; this is translated from the exons ATGTCCACCATTCCGGCAGTAATTCAACATTCCGGGATTTGGAACGATGAGAATCGTTTTGTGAATTACACAATAGATGCAATAGTTTTCAAAGATTATGCATCGTATGAGAATGTAGTTGATGTAATAGCGAAACAGGTAGGAATAGATACAAGTAACAAAACAATTAATATCAAATACATGATCGAAGGTGATTCTATGCCGCTTGAAATACACAATGACATGAGTGTCAGGGTGTATGTTGAACTGAAGAAAGATAGTAGGCAGTTTGGGAGTTATCCTTTGTGTATTACCACAACTGATAAGTTGATTGAATACAATGTGTCTAGTGAAAGTGTAGTTGAAGGTGATTTAACGCAATTAGAATACAATCGTCAATTACAAGTTATGAATACAGATGATGCGACAGAAGTGGCAACGTCAAATTCTGGTCAGCAAATAGTTGTGTATAATGATTTGATCATTTCAAATCTTAATCACAAGGAGATCATGGTAAATCAAGTATACAATGACAAGGATACTTTGAAGGCCGTGATGAAAAAATATGCAATTGACAATAGGTTTCAGTTCCGTACAGAGAGATCAAATTCGATAAG CTACACCATTGTATGTATATCAGAACAATGTGAGTGGAAAATGAAAGCTTCAAGCATTAACAAATCTGCAATGTTCAAAGTTAGAGAGTTTGTGGACAAACATACATGTCCATTGAAGGATAAGGTGTGTTCTTGTATTCAAGCAAGTAGTGGTTTTATAGCAGGCATTATTAAGCCAAAGTTAACAAATCACAAGAGGAAGTATACGCCAAAGGATATAGTAGATGATGTGAAAAATGAAATTGGTGTGGATGTGAATTACATAAAGGCTTATCGTGCTAAAGAAAAGGCTATGATCGAGTTGAGGGGAGAGCCAGCAGATTCCTACAAGAAGTTACCTGGATATGTATACATCTTGGATAAAACGTATCCAG GTAATATACTGCCTCTGGCATATGGCGTGATCGATTCTGAGAACGATAAGTCTTGGTCATGGTTCTTTCAACGGTTTAAGGAAGCATATGGGGTAAGGGATAACATGTGTATTGTATATGATAGATATGAAAGCATCATCAAGGTTGTTGCTAGAATTTATCCTACTATTCTGCATTTAGCATACATATGGCATCTTTGGAAAAATGTATATAATAACTATAGGAAAAGTCATGAAGTGTTGAGTGGTGTATACTATAAAATGGCAAAAGCATACACACAGAATGACTTTGATATGCTAATGCGAAAAGTTGAGAAAGAGGATATTCGGGTGAAGGAGTACTTGGATTCAGTGGGAAGGGCAAAGTGGGCTAGGCTTCATTGTCCAGTTAACCGAGCATGGACATTAACATCAAATATTGCTGAGTCCATTAATGCAGCACTG GTAATTCCATCAACAGAATACTTACACACCGTGATTGATGAAGGGAGGAGTTTCATTGTGTGCATTGAAAAGAAAACTTGTAGTTGCAAAATCTTCCAAGTTGATGAGATTCCCTGCCCCCATGCTTGGGTTGTTCTTAAGATGAAAAATCTCACTGTCGACAGCTACTGCTCAAACTTGTACAAACCAGAAACTGTGATGAAGACTTATGATATCCCAATTTATCCGTTACCGGATCAGAGTGAGTGGAATGTGCCTGTATACATTTCAGAAGAAGTAGTGTTGCCACCGAGGTACAAGAGACCGCCTGGAAGGCCAAAAAAGAAGCGTGATAAGTCTTTATCTGAATGGTTTTCAAATTCACGTACAAACTCGTGCAGTAGATGTGAACATGCAGGACACAATAGGCGCTCTTGCAGGAATGAGCCTAAAAGAAAGTAG